One genomic window of Sporocytophaga myxococcoides DSM 11118 includes the following:
- a CDS encoding PstS family phosphate ABC transporter substrate-binding protein encodes MKKVIFSGAVIFSVFATSFFGCGPKKGPEEKGESKLSGTVEIDGSSTVYPITEATAEEYRVENPDVKVTIGVSGTGGGFKKFVRSEIDIAEASRPIKKSEDSVSAAAKIEYIELPIAYDGLAVVVNPQNTWVDYLTVEELKKIWEPEAQGKIVKWNQIRPSWPNEEIHLFGAGHESGTFDYFTEAIVGKSKASRGDYTASEDDNVLVQGISTDKFALGYFGLAYFTENKDKLKLISIDDKKDENGKGPVLASDETVKNGTYQPLSRPLFIYVNKKSAEANPSLDSFVNFYIDNAEVLVPDAKYIPLSKAVYELVKKRFKEKKAGSVFLNKESTVGVKLEEVLK; translated from the coding sequence ATGAAAAAAGTCATTTTTAGTGGGGCCGTTATATTTTCGGTATTTGCTACATCTTTTTTTGGATGTGGTCCTAAAAAAGGTCCTGAAGAAAAGGGGGAATCAAAGCTTTCCGGTACTGTTGAGATCGACGGATCAAGCACAGTTTATCCTATTACGGAAGCTACAGCAGAAGAATACAGGGTTGAAAATCCTGATGTTAAAGTAACAATCGGAGTATCAGGAACCGGTGGAGGTTTTAAGAAATTTGTACGTTCGGAAATTGATATTGCAGAAGCTTCAAGACCAATTAAAAAATCTGAAGACAGTGTCAGTGCAGCAGCTAAAATTGAATACATAGAATTACCAATAGCTTATGATGGATTGGCAGTAGTGGTTAATCCTCAGAATACTTGGGTAGATTATCTTACAGTTGAAGAGCTGAAGAAAATCTGGGAGCCTGAGGCACAAGGCAAAATAGTAAAATGGAATCAAATCAGACCTAGCTGGCCGAATGAAGAAATTCACCTTTTCGGAGCAGGTCACGAGTCAGGTACATTTGACTATTTCACTGAAGCAATAGTTGGGAAATCCAAGGCAAGCAGAGGAGATTATACTGCTAGTGAAGATGACAATGTTCTTGTTCAGGGGATTTCAACAGATAAATTTGCATTGGGATATTTCGGTTTGGCTTATTTTACAGAAAATAAAGACAAGCTAAAGCTGATTTCTATTGATGATAAGAAAGATGAGAATGGAAAAGGTCCTGTGCTTGCGTCTGATGAGACCGTAAAGAACGGAACTTATCAACCTTTATCAAGACCTTTATTTATATATGTAAATAAAAAGTCAGCAGAGGCAAACCCATCTTTGGATAGCTTTGTAAACTTTTATATTGATAATGCCGAAGTATTGGTGCCGGATGCAAAATATATTCCTTTGAGTAAAGCAGTATATGAATTGGTGAAGAAGAGATTCAAAGAGAAAAAGGCAGGTTCCGTATTCTTAAATAAGGAATCAACAGTTGGAGTAAAACTTGAAGAAGTTCTGAAATAA